The window ACGGATCCTGAAAGAGATATTTGCCTTTCACGGCCATTTCGATCCGGAAGAACTCCTCCTGAACATACGGAACAAGAAAAGAAAAGTTTCCAAGGCTTCAATCTACAGGACGCTGCCCCTCCTTGTCGAAAGCGGCCTCATCGAACAGGTAGAGAAGATCGGCAAACATGCGCACTATGAGCACACCTTCGGTCATGGACACCACGACCATTGC is drawn from Thermodesulfovibrionales bacterium and contains these coding sequences:
- a CDS encoding Fur family transcriptional regulator: METRIFREYLSKKGLRFTKERERILKEIFAFHGHFDPEELLLNIRNKKRKVSKASIYRTLPLLVESGLIEQVEKIGKHAHYEHTFGHGHHDHCICVNCGAVIEVFSPKLEAIQEELCKEAGFSGIKHTLEIKGYCGDCRREE